The DNA region AGGTAATAAATCGGGTTCAGGGCACCGTCGGCCAGCAGACCGATCCCATCACGGAGGTTGCTCGGTCCGAGGAAGGGAAGAACAATGTAGAACCCTCCCCCGACGCCGTACCGTCCCAGGGTCTGGCCGAAATCCTCTTCCTTTTTCACCAAACCGGCATCGTTTCCGGCCGGGTCGAAGAAACCGGCACATCCCACGGTGGTATTCACAAGAAAGCGGGTCAGCTCGTTGCCGGCATCCTGGAATTTCAACTGCAATAGAGAATTTACGAACCGTACCGGTGTAAAAAGGTTGGAAAAGAAGTCCGCCACGGAGACCCGGGCCTGTTCCGGTACAATCCGGTAGGCCTTCGCCACCGGCTTGAAGAGGTAAAAATAAACCTTGTCATTGAACCGGAAGATCACACGGTTCACCGGTTCCAGGGGGTCGGGAACCTCCGTTTCCACCTCGTCCCCGAAGTCATCCTGAAAATCGGCATCGG from Deltaproteobacteria bacterium includes:
- a CDS encoding VacJ family lipoprotein, yielding MQTASDDGSDADFQDDFGDEVETEVPDPLEPVNRVIFRFNDKVYFYLFKPVAKAYRIVPEQARVSVADFFSNLFTPVRFVNSLLQLKFQDAGNELTRFLVNTTVGCAGFFDPAGNDAGLVKKEEDFGQTLGRYGVGGGFYIVLPFLGPSNLRDGIGLLADGALNPIYYLGIGDGAKIGVRAYYSVNALSLDQDTYESIKRESLDPYLFIRNAYGQRRDGFIKK